A window from Neobacillus sp. PS3-40 encodes these proteins:
- a CDS encoding aspartate carbamoyltransferase catalytic subunit has product MKHLLTTNELHVEEIFEILSDAQAFADGVIWHPQKPMVVANLFFESSTRTRSSFEMAERRLGLEVIPFDVQTSSVQKGETLYDTVKTMESIGINALVIRHSQDCYFENLLDKINIPIINAGDGCGHHPTQSLLDLLTIQQEFGHFNGIKVAIIGDIHHSRVARSNADALIRLGAEVVFSGPQEWFDEDMMRQCRYEPIDKAISSSDVVMLLRIQHERHQNDGNFTSTSYHKQFGLTVEREKQMKNGSIIMHPAPVNRNVEIADSLVECGRSRIFKQMQNGVFIRMATLKRSLKSLEGGHKNATSYSERKLYSI; this is encoded by the coding sequence ATGAAGCATTTACTTACGACAAATGAATTACATGTAGAGGAAATCTTCGAAATTCTTTCTGATGCACAGGCTTTCGCTGATGGGGTAATATGGCATCCACAAAAGCCTATGGTTGTGGCCAACCTATTTTTTGAATCAAGTACAAGAACAAGAAGTAGCTTTGAAATGGCGGAGCGGAGGCTTGGCTTAGAGGTTATTCCATTTGATGTCCAAACATCAAGTGTTCAAAAAGGAGAAACTCTTTACGATACAGTTAAAACAATGGAATCGATTGGGATTAATGCTCTTGTAATACGCCATTCCCAAGACTGTTATTTTGAAAATCTATTAGATAAAATAAATATCCCCATTATTAATGCAGGTGATGGATGTGGGCATCATCCAACCCAATCCCTCCTTGACCTTTTGACCATTCAACAGGAATTTGGCCATTTTAACGGTATTAAAGTAGCGATTATTGGAGACATTCATCATAGTAGAGTGGCTCGTTCTAATGCAGATGCTTTGATAAGGCTTGGGGCAGAAGTAGTTTTCTCAGGCCCACAGGAATGGTTTGACGAGGATATGATGAGGCAATGTCGATATGAACCAATAGATAAAGCGATTTCTAGTTCAGATGTTGTCATGCTCCTTCGCATTCAACATGAACGCCATCAAAATGATGGAAACTTTACCTCTACAAGTTATCACAAACAATTTGGTCTCACGGTCGAGAGAGAAAAACAGATGAAGAACGGCAGTATTATCATGCATCCAGCACCTGTTAATCGTAATGTTGAAATTGCGGATAGCCTTGTAGAATGTGGGCGCTCACGAATATTCAAACAAATGCAAAACGGTGTATTTATCAGAATGGCCACTTTAAAAAGATCGCTTAAAAGCCTTGAAGGGGGACATAAGAATGCAACTTCTTATTCAGAACGCAAGCTATATAGCATTTGA
- a CDS encoding RluA family pseudouridine synthase: MEKMEHTILEDQKGDRIDKVISTLDPEWSRTHVQQWIKDGHVIVNGHSVKANYKCSLNDKIEISIPEPEELDVIPEEMNLDIYFEDRDVLVVNKPSGMVVHPAPGHPNGTLVNGLMAHCKDLSGINGVLRPGIVHRIDKDTSGLLMVAKNDMAHESLVNQLVNKTVTRKYKAIVHGVIPHDFGTIDAPLGRDQKERQSMTVVDHGKHAVTHFNVLERFKDFTLVECQLETGRTHQIRVHMKYIGFPLAGDPKYGPKKTLDIDGQALHAGILGFIHPRTEEYLEFEAPLPADFEELLGKLRNNH; this comes from the coding sequence ATGGAGAAAATGGAACACACCATTCTTGAAGATCAAAAAGGAGATCGAATCGATAAAGTGATTTCGACTCTAGATCCAGAGTGGTCTAGAACACATGTCCAACAATGGATTAAGGATGGTCATGTCATTGTCAATGGACATAGTGTTAAAGCAAATTACAAATGTTCATTAAACGATAAAATTGAAATTTCCATTCCTGAACCGGAAGAATTAGATGTTATTCCAGAGGAAATGAATTTAGATATCTATTTTGAGGACAGAGATGTTCTTGTTGTTAATAAACCAAGTGGAATGGTTGTACATCCAGCTCCTGGGCATCCAAATGGGACTCTTGTGAATGGTCTAATGGCACATTGCAAGGATCTTTCAGGAATCAATGGAGTACTTAGACCAGGGATTGTACATCGGATTGACAAAGATACTTCAGGTTTATTAATGGTTGCAAAAAATGATATGGCGCATGAAAGTCTTGTGAATCAATTAGTGAATAAAACAGTTACAAGGAAATATAAAGCAATTGTTCATGGCGTGATCCCACATGACTTTGGCACCATTGACGCCCCTTTAGGCAGAGATCAAAAAGAGCGACAGAGCATGACCGTCGTGGATCATGGAAAACATGCTGTAACACATTTTAATGTACTTGAACGTTTTAAGGATTTTACATTAGTTGAGTGCCAATTGGAAACAGGCCGTACACACCAAATTCGTGTCCACATGAAATATATTGGCTTCCCACTTGCTGGTGATCCAAAATATGGTCCAAAGAAAACACTTGATATTGATGGACAAGCCTTACATGCCGGTATCCTTGGATTTATTCATCCGAGAACAGAGGAGTATTTGGAATTTGAAGCACCACTCCCAGCAGACTTTGAGGAATTACTGGGCAAATTAAGAAATAACCATTGA
- a CDS encoding solute carrier family 23 protein, translating into MNNKPILDINEIPKPGQWLTLSLQHLFAMFGATILVPYLVGLDPAIALISSGLGTLAFLLLTQWKVPAYLGSSFAYIAPIIAAKAAGGPGEAMIGTFIAGCVYVTVALIIKKSGYRWIMNLLPPVVVGPVIIVIGLALSGTAVGMAMNNPAGKYSMLHFSAALVTLAATIIFTIYFKGMLSIIPILSGIIVGYIYSVIIGIVDFKPVMAAHWFEMPSFIFPVIDYKIHFSLDILLLMAPIAVVTISEHIGHQLVLSKIVGRNYIKDPGLHRSILGDGTATIISALIGGPPKTTYGENIGVLAITRIYSVYVVAGAAVIATIFGFIGKITALIHSIPTPVMGGVSILLFGIIASSGLRMLVDSKIDFGDKRNLVISSVILVIGIGGAFVKISDHFQIQGMALAAIAGVLLNLILPGKPTSSEDMFEEHNEDNKLKDASTF; encoded by the coding sequence ATGAATAATAAACCAATTTTAGATATAAATGAAATTCCAAAACCAGGGCAATGGCTAACATTAAGCTTACAACATTTATTCGCCATGTTTGGTGCTACAATCTTGGTACCTTATCTAGTTGGTCTAGATCCCGCAATTGCACTCATTTCAAGTGGACTTGGAACGTTAGCATTTTTGCTACTTACCCAATGGAAAGTCCCTGCTTATCTTGGTTCATCATTCGCATATATAGCCCCGATTATCGCTGCAAAAGCTGCAGGCGGCCCTGGAGAGGCAATGATCGGAACTTTTATTGCAGGATGTGTTTATGTAACTGTAGCATTAATTATAAAAAAATCTGGCTATCGTTGGATCATGAATTTGCTTCCTCCAGTTGTAGTAGGTCCAGTAATTATCGTTATTGGCTTGGCTCTTTCTGGTACAGCGGTCGGCATGGCAATGAATAATCCAGCAGGAAAATATAGCATGCTTCACTTTTCAGCTGCATTAGTCACACTGGCAGCAACCATTATCTTTACGATTTACTTTAAAGGAATGCTAAGCATTATCCCAATCCTATCAGGAATTATTGTTGGTTACATCTATTCAGTAATTATTGGAATCGTTGATTTTAAACCGGTAATGGCTGCACATTGGTTTGAAATGCCATCATTCATTTTTCCAGTCATTGATTATAAAATACACTTTTCTTTAGATATCCTTCTGTTGATGGCACCAATTGCAGTCGTAACGATCTCAGAACATATTGGGCATCAACTTGTACTAAGTAAGATTGTTGGACGGAATTATATTAAAGACCCAGGGCTACATCGTTCAATACTTGGAGATGGAACTGCTACGATTATTTCAGCCCTAATAGGTGGCCCTCCAAAAACAACGTACGGTGAGAATATTGGAGTACTAGCAATAACACGTATATATAGTGTATATGTAGTTGCAGGTGCTGCTGTTATTGCTACTATCTTCGGATTTATCGGAAAGATAACTGCATTGATTCATTCTATACCAACACCTGTTATGGGAGGCGTGTCAATCCTCCTGTTTGGAATCATTGCATCATCTGGATTAAGGATGCTTGTTGACAGTAAAATTGATTTTGGAGACAAACGAAATCTCGTGATATCTTCAGTCATCCTTGTCATCGGTATCGGTGGAGCATTCGTTAAAATCTCAGATCACTTTCAAATTCAAGGAATGGCTTTGGCTGCGATCGCAGGAGTTTTACTAAACCTTATTTTACCAGGAAAACCAACCTCATCTGAGGACATGTTTGAAGAGCATAATGAAGATAATAAATTAAAAGATGCATCAACCTTTTAA
- a CDS encoding carbamoyl phosphate synthase small subunit translates to MKRQLILEDGTIFIGKAFGSDATTMGEVVFNTGMTGYQEILSDPSYCGQMVTLTYPLIGNYGINRDDFESICPAIKGLIVKEVTEYPSNWRNEMTLNDYFKMKKIPGISGIDTRKLTRIIRQHGTLKGAICSLEEDPQEVLGKLRSTVLPIDQVSQVSTKNPYPSPGRGKRVVLVDFGMKHGILRELIGRGCDIIVVPYNATADEILQLSPDGIMLSNGPGDPKDVPEAIEMIKGIVGKIPFFGICLGHQLFALASGADTVKMKFGHRGSNHPVKDLSTGKIAITSQNHGYTVEENSIVGTRLVVTHIALNDGTIEGLKHLEYPAFTVQYHPEASPGPEDANSLFDQFMQMIESEKQEVSASCQNVQI, encoded by the coding sequence ATGAAAAGACAGCTTATTTTAGAAGATGGTACCATTTTTATTGGCAAGGCTTTTGGAAGTGATGCAACTACAATGGGCGAAGTTGTATTTAATACAGGAATGACTGGCTACCAAGAAATCCTTTCTGATCCTTCATACTGTGGACAAATGGTTACACTGACATACCCTTTAATTGGAAACTACGGGATTAACCGGGATGACTTTGAATCTATTTGCCCAGCAATTAAAGGTTTGATTGTAAAAGAAGTAACTGAATATCCATCGAATTGGCGAAATGAAATGACGCTTAATGATTATTTTAAAATGAAAAAGATACCTGGAATTTCAGGGATTGACACTCGAAAATTAACAAGGATTATACGTCAACATGGGACATTAAAAGGGGCTATCTGCAGTTTAGAAGAAGACCCACAAGAAGTATTGGGGAAATTGCGGTCCACTGTGCTTCCGATCGATCAAGTTTCGCAGGTATCAACAAAAAATCCATATCCAAGCCCAGGTCGTGGGAAGAGAGTTGTTCTTGTCGATTTTGGAATGAAGCATGGGATTTTACGTGAATTAATCGGACGAGGTTGTGATATCATCGTTGTTCCATATAATGCAACTGCTGATGAAATTCTTCAACTAAGCCCAGATGGGATTATGCTGTCAAATGGACCTGGAGACCCTAAAGATGTACCGGAAGCGATTGAAATGATAAAAGGTATAGTAGGGAAAATTCCTTTCTTTGGAATTTGTCTAGGGCATCAATTATTTGCTCTAGCAAGTGGAGCTGATACGGTGAAAATGAAGTTTGGACATCGCGGCTCAAACCATCCTGTTAAGGATTTATCAACGGGGAAAATAGCCATTACATCACAGAATCATGGGTATACAGTAGAAGAAAATTCAATTGTTGGTACAAGGTTAGTTGTTACCCATATTGCTCTTAATGATGGAACAATAGAGGGATTAAAGCACTTGGAGTATCCGGCATTTACAGTCCAATACCATCCTGAAGCATCACCGGGACCTGAGGATGCCAATAGCCTATTTGACCAATTTATGCAAATGATCGAATCAGAAAAACAGGAGGTTTCAGCATCATGCCAAAACGTACAGATATAA
- a CDS encoding dihydroorotate dehydrogenase electron transfer subunit has product MKRKEICTIIAQNEIAESIYELTIHAELTKDITSPGQFVHIKVSNSLDPLLRRPISISSFDREKQQVTMIYRKDGKGTSLLAEKTPGMEIDVLGPLGNGFPLAETNVGETALLVGGGVGVPPLFELSKQLKAKGAKVIHVLGFQTASAIFYENEFLQNGETYVATVDGTHGAKGFVTDVITEKNIHFDCLYACGPIPMLKALEQRFPDKKVYLSLEERMACAVGACFACVHKCADDTQGVSYKKVCSDGPVFRAGEVIL; this is encoded by the coding sequence ATGAAAAGAAAAGAAATATGCACAATTATTGCCCAAAATGAAATTGCCGAATCTATTTATGAACTGACAATACATGCGGAATTGACAAAAGATATTACATCTCCTGGTCAGTTTGTGCATATCAAGGTTTCAAACAGCTTAGATCCATTGCTACGAAGGCCGATCAGCATTTCCTCCTTTGATAGAGAGAAGCAGCAAGTAACGATGATCTATCGGAAGGATGGCAAGGGGACATCACTGCTTGCTGAAAAAACGCCTGGAATGGAAATTGATGTTCTAGGTCCATTAGGTAACGGCTTCCCGTTAGCAGAAACGAACGTGGGTGAAACAGCTTTGCTAGTTGGCGGTGGAGTCGGGGTACCACCTCTCTTTGAATTATCCAAGCAGTTAAAAGCAAAAGGGGCTAAGGTTATCCATGTTCTAGGCTTTCAAACAGCTTCTGCCATTTTTTACGAAAATGAATTTTTACAAAATGGTGAAACGTACGTTGCGACGGTTGATGGAACACATGGAGCAAAAGGGTTTGTAACGGATGTGATAACCGAAAAAAATATCCATTTTGATTGCCTCTATGCATGTGGCCCAATCCCCATGTTGAAAGCATTGGAACAACGTTTTCCTGATAAGAAGGTGTATCTATCTCTTGAAGAAAGAATGGCTTGTGCCGTTGGAGCATGCTTTGCCTGTGTTCATAAATGTGCTGATGATACACAAGGAGTTTCATATAAAAAAGTATGTAGTGACGGACCTGTTTTCCGTGCCGGGGAGGTTATACTATGA
- the carB gene encoding carbamoyl-phosphate synthase large subunit: MPKRTDIKSILVIGSGPIIIGQAAEFDYAGTQACMALKEEGYRVILVNSNPATIMTDTEIADTVYIEPLTLEFVSRIIRKECPDALLATLGGQTGLNLAVELAKSGVLEECGVEILGTKLSAIEQAEDRELFRTLMNELNEPVPPSEIVHELAEAEGFVAKIGYPVIVRPAYTLGGTGGGICRNQEELEEFVTSGLKHSPVHQCLLEKSIAGFKEIEYEVMRDSNDNAIVVCNMENIDPVGVHTGDSIVVAPSQTLSDREYQLLRNVSLKIIRALKIEGGCNVQLALDPDSYKYYIIEVNPRVSRSSALASKATGYPIAKLAAKIAVGLTLDEMLNPVTGKTYASFEPALDYVVSKIPRWPFDKFEAGNRSLGTQMKATGEVMAIGRTFEESLLKAIRSLEGGVHHFELNGAQDIDDALLEKRICKAGDERLFYIAEALKREITIETIHQWSKIDLFFLKKMEGIIALEGVVAQNRFEQEVLTEAKQKGFSDKKIAELWECTDTEIYNWRKEHGIVPVYKMVDTCAAEFESETPYYYGTYEDENESIRTDRKSVIVLGSGPIRIGQGIEFDYATVHSVKAIKEAGYEAIIINSNPETVSTDFSISDKLYFEPLTIEDVMHIIDLEKPEGVVVQFGGQTAINLAAKLTEYGVTILGTSLEDLDRAEDRDKFEQALKELNIPMPMGKTALSVEESLLIAKRIGYPVLVRPSYVLGGRAMEIVYREEELLHYMENAVKINPEHPVLIDRYLTGKEIEVDAICDGENVLIPGIMEHIERAGVHSGDSIAVYPPQTLSEDIKQKLVEYTEKMARGLNIIGLLNIQYVISENKVYVLEVNPRSSRTVPFLSKITKIPMARIATKVILGVSLKEQGYKSGLYPEKSGVFVKVPVFSFAKLRNVDITLGPEMKSTGEVMGKDITLEKALYKGLVASGMKIQKFGTVLFTVANKDKEEALKLAKRFSANGYLLMATSGTAAVLKEAGLRVEVVGKIGSESPTLLDIIQQGKAQFIINTLTKGKQPERDGFRIRREAVENGIPCLTSLDTADAILKVIESMNFSAEAMDKEEEAAFS, translated from the coding sequence ATGCCAAAACGTACAGATATAAAATCCATCCTAGTAATTGGCTCAGGTCCGATTATCATTGGACAGGCAGCTGAATTTGATTATGCTGGTACACAGGCCTGTATGGCGCTTAAAGAAGAGGGATATAGGGTTATTCTAGTAAACTCAAATCCTGCAACGATCATGACTGATACAGAAATTGCTGATACCGTTTATATCGAGCCTCTAACCCTTGAATTTGTCAGTAGAATTATTCGGAAAGAATGCCCTGATGCACTTTTAGCAACCCTTGGAGGACAGACTGGTCTGAATTTAGCAGTTGAATTAGCCAAATCTGGTGTGCTTGAGGAATGTGGCGTTGAAATCCTTGGAACAAAGCTTTCAGCAATTGAACAAGCAGAGGACCGTGAGTTGTTTCGCACGTTGATGAATGAACTGAATGAACCAGTTCCACCAAGTGAAATTGTTCATGAATTGGCAGAAGCAGAGGGTTTTGTTGCAAAGATTGGATACCCGGTTATTGTTCGTCCAGCGTACACGCTTGGAGGAACGGGTGGAGGGATTTGCCGTAATCAAGAGGAATTGGAGGAATTCGTGACTAGCGGTTTAAAACATAGCCCTGTCCATCAATGCCTCCTTGAAAAAAGTATTGCCGGTTTTAAGGAAATTGAATATGAGGTAATGAGAGATTCAAATGACAATGCCATTGTAGTCTGCAATATGGAAAATATTGACCCAGTCGGAGTTCATACCGGTGATTCAATAGTTGTTGCACCAAGCCAAACACTAAGTGACCGAGAATACCAACTCCTGCGTAATGTTTCCTTGAAAATTATTCGTGCACTAAAAATTGAAGGTGGCTGTAATGTGCAGCTTGCTTTGGATCCAGATAGCTATAAGTATTACATCATCGAGGTGAATCCAAGGGTAAGTCGTTCATCTGCCCTAGCTTCCAAAGCAACAGGATATCCTATCGCAAAACTTGCTGCGAAGATTGCAGTAGGATTAACCCTTGATGAAATGCTTAATCCTGTGACCGGAAAAACATATGCAAGCTTTGAACCTGCTTTAGATTATGTCGTCAGCAAAATTCCAAGATGGCCGTTTGACAAATTTGAAGCAGGAAATAGATCGCTTGGAACGCAAATGAAAGCAACCGGCGAAGTCATGGCAATTGGTCGTACATTTGAGGAATCACTGTTAAAAGCAATTCGCTCACTTGAGGGGGGCGTTCATCATTTTGAATTAAATGGTGCCCAAGATATTGACGATGCACTCCTCGAAAAACGTATTTGTAAAGCTGGGGATGAGCGCCTCTTTTACATCGCTGAAGCACTAAAACGAGAAATAACGATAGAAACAATCCATCAATGGAGTAAAATCGACCTATTTTTCCTAAAGAAAATGGAAGGGATTATTGCCTTAGAAGGAGTAGTCGCTCAAAATCGATTTGAGCAGGAAGTACTAACAGAAGCAAAACAAAAAGGATTTTCTGATAAAAAAATTGCGGAACTATGGGAATGCACTGATACAGAAATTTATAATTGGCGAAAGGAACATGGAATAGTGCCTGTTTATAAAATGGTTGATACCTGTGCAGCAGAATTTGAATCAGAAACACCTTACTACTATGGAACGTACGAGGATGAAAACGAATCAATCCGAACTGATAGAAAAAGTGTCATTGTCCTTGGGTCTGGCCCGATTCGAATCGGACAAGGAATTGAATTTGATTATGCTACGGTTCATTCAGTTAAAGCTATTAAAGAGGCTGGCTATGAAGCAATCATTATTAACAGTAATCCCGAAACTGTTTCAACTGATTTCAGCATATCCGATAAGCTTTATTTTGAACCATTGACGATAGAGGATGTTATGCACATCATTGATCTAGAGAAGCCAGAAGGAGTGGTGGTTCAATTTGGAGGTCAAACAGCCATCAATTTGGCTGCAAAGCTTACGGAATATGGGGTTACTATTCTTGGAACAAGTCTCGAGGATTTAGACAGAGCTGAAGACCGGGATAAATTCGAGCAAGCTCTAAAAGAATTGAATATTCCAATGCCTATGGGTAAAACAGCTCTTTCAGTAGAGGAATCGCTTTTGATTGCCAAAAGGATTGGTTATCCTGTATTGGTTCGCCCATCTTATGTACTTGGGGGACGGGCAATGGAGATTGTCTACCGAGAAGAAGAACTGCTTCACTATATGGAAAATGCCGTAAAAATAAATCCTGAACACCCAGTATTAATAGACCGTTATTTGACAGGGAAGGAAATTGAAGTGGATGCCATTTGTGATGGTGAAAATGTATTAATTCCTGGGATCATGGAGCATATCGAGCGTGCTGGGGTTCATTCAGGTGATTCCATTGCCGTTTATCCACCGCAAACCCTGTCCGAGGATATAAAACAAAAATTAGTCGAGTATACAGAAAAAATGGCAAGAGGCCTTAATATTATCGGATTGCTTAATATTCAATATGTAATATCGGAGAACAAAGTATATGTTCTTGAAGTAAATCCACGCTCGAGCCGGACTGTTCCATTCTTAAGTAAAATAACGAAAATTCCAATGGCAAGAATTGCTACAAAAGTAATTTTAGGAGTTAGCTTGAAAGAACAGGGATACAAATCAGGCCTCTATCCTGAAAAGTCAGGTGTTTTTGTAAAGGTTCCTGTATTCTCCTTTGCTAAACTGCGAAATGTAGATATTACACTCGGACCTGAAATGAAGTCAACTGGCGAAGTAATGGGTAAGGATATTACGCTTGAAAAAGCATTATATAAAGGGTTGGTTGCCTCTGGCATGAAGATCCAGAAGTTCGGAACGGTACTTTTTACGGTAGCAAATAAAGATAAGGAAGAAGCCTTAAAACTTGCAAAAAGGTTTTCAGCAAATGGTTACCTTCTTATGGCAACAAGTGGGACGGCAGCTGTTTTGAAAGAGGCAGGTCTCAGAGTAGAAGTAGTCGGAAAAATAGGATCTGAGAGCCCAACTTTATTGGATATTATCCAGCAGGGAAAAGCTCAATTCATCATTAATACACTGACAAAGGGGAAACAACCTGAACGAGACGGCTTCCGAATTCGCCGTGAGGCAGTCGAAAATGGGATTCCATGTTTAACTTCTTTAGATACTGCCGATGCCATTCTTAAAGTAATTGAATCGATGAATTTTTCAGCAGAAGCAATGGATAAAGAGGAGGAGGCCGCTTTTTCATGA
- a CDS encoding dihydroorotase → MQLLIQNASYIAFDGTIKQGEILLRDGKIDMIESRIDQDDVKKIDATGLLVAPGFIDLHVHLREPGGEKKETIATGTLAAARGGFTTVAAMPNTRPVPDSKEQMEKLQERIKETGNVRVLPYASITVRELGQELTDFKALKEAGAFALTDDGVGVQSAGMMLRAMQEAAAVNMTIVAHCEENTLINKGSVHQGTFAEKNDLNGIPSVCESVQIARDVLLAEAAGCHYHVCHISTKESVRVVRDAKRAGIKVTAEVTPHHLLLCQDDIPNLDANFKMNPPLRDSADRDALIEGLLDGTIDFIATDHAPHTSEEKSEGMVRAPFGIVGLETAFPLLYTHLVLKNILSVEELIGLLTKKPAAAFGLPYGKIEKDAQADLVLLNLNNEQTIDPKEFLSKGKNTPFAGWNCKGWPVMTISNGKIVWGKGSATE, encoded by the coding sequence ATGCAACTTCTTATTCAGAACGCAAGCTATATAGCATTTGATGGAACAATAAAACAAGGTGAAATACTCCTGAGAGATGGAAAAATTGACATGATTGAGAGCAGGATTGATCAAGATGATGTTAAAAAAATAGATGCTACTGGTTTGTTGGTGGCTCCAGGATTTATTGACCTCCATGTCCATCTGCGCGAGCCTGGTGGTGAAAAGAAGGAAACAATCGCAACAGGAACACTAGCTGCGGCGCGTGGTGGGTTTACGACAGTTGCTGCAATGCCCAACACTCGCCCAGTGCCAGACTCTAAAGAACAAATGGAAAAGTTACAAGAAAGAATTAAGGAAACAGGTAATGTCCGAGTTCTCCCATATGCTTCGATCACGGTTCGTGAACTTGGTCAAGAATTGACAGATTTTAAGGCACTGAAAGAAGCAGGAGCATTTGCTTTAACGGATGATGGGGTTGGTGTTCAGTCGGCGGGAATGATGCTTAGGGCGATGCAAGAAGCTGCTGCTGTTAATATGACAATCGTTGCGCACTGTGAGGAAAATACACTCATTAATAAAGGTTCAGTTCACCAAGGTACTTTTGCTGAAAAAAATGATTTAAACGGTATCCCTTCTGTTTGCGAATCAGTCCAAATTGCCAGGGATGTGCTACTTGCTGAAGCTGCTGGCTGCCATTATCATGTTTGCCATATAAGCACGAAGGAATCTGTGCGAGTTGTGAGAGATGCAAAGCGTGCAGGTATTAAAGTTACTGCTGAAGTCACTCCACATCATTTGCTCTTATGTCAAGATGATATTCCAAATCTTGATGCTAACTTTAAGATGAACCCGCCTCTTCGTGATTCGGCTGATAGGGATGCACTTATCGAGGGCCTTTTGGATGGTACGATTGATTTTATTGCCACAGATCATGCCCCACATACTAGTGAGGAAAAAAGTGAAGGGATGGTACGCGCACCATTCGGCATTGTTGGATTGGAAACAGCCTTCCCACTTTTATACACCCACTTAGTTCTAAAAAATATTTTGAGCGTTGAGGAGCTGATTGGCTTGTTAACGAAAAAACCCGCAGCTGCGTTTGGGCTTCCATATGGAAAAATAGAAAAAGATGCACAAGCAGACTTGGTTCTTCTCAATTTGAATAATGAACAAACGATTGACCCGAAAGAATTCTTGTCAAAAGGGAAAAATACACCATTTGCTGGATGGAACTGTAAGGGCTGGCCAGTGATGACTATATCAAATGGAAAAATAGTATGGGGAAAAGGAAGTGCAACTGAATGA
- the pyrR gene encoding bifunctional pyr operon transcriptional regulator/uracil phosphoribosyltransferase PyrR: protein MQKALVLDVQAIRRSLTRIAHQIIEKNKGIEECVLVGIRTRGIYLARRLAELIEEIEGQSISVGEIDITLYRDDLTKKTDNQEPLVKGSEIPVDITNKKVILVDDVLYTGRTVRAGMDAIMDIGRPSAIQLAVLVDRGHRELPIRADYVGKNIPTSSSEKIDVELVEVDSVDQVSIKEK, encoded by the coding sequence ATGCAAAAAGCACTTGTACTTGATGTGCAGGCGATTCGTCGATCATTAACCAGAATAGCTCATCAAATTATTGAAAAAAACAAAGGGATTGAAGAATGTGTCCTTGTAGGCATTCGGACGAGGGGCATTTACCTTGCAAGACGACTTGCTGAACTTATTGAGGAAATTGAAGGACAATCCATCTCAGTCGGTGAAATAGATATAACTCTATATCGGGATGACTTAACAAAAAAAACAGACAATCAAGAGCCACTTGTGAAGGGGTCGGAAATTCCCGTTGATATTACAAACAAAAAAGTAATCCTTGTCGATGATGTTTTATATACAGGTAGAACGGTAAGAGCTGGAATGGATGCGATAATGGATATCGGACGACCATCAGCAATCCAACTTGCAGTATTAGTAGATCGAGGCCACCGTGAGCTTCCAATCAGAGCGGATTATGTTGGTAAAAATATACCAACCTCAAGCTCTGAAAAAATTGATGTAGAATTGGTTGAAGTTGATTCAGTAGACCAAGTAAGTATCAAGGAAAAATAA